ccagtccacacacacacacacacacacacacacacaccatgatgCCAGGCTCCACACACCACTGCCCCACCCCTGGGCTGTCAATCTTCTTCTCCTGCCCATCCACactttttatttctactctgtCCCTGTCTGAGTGACCTTGTGGCTCCAGGATTGTATGTTCTTAGCAGGAGGTGCACATGGGAGTGGGGGTAGAGCCAGGACCAACCCCGCTTTAGGTCTTTCCTTTACCTTAATCCCAGGCATCCTTTCTCCCAACCCTGGCTCCACTCACTAGTGGAGGGTAGAGGACTAGAGGGGCAGGGGGCCAATAGTAGACAGCCCTCCCCTCTtttgccctccccttccctcccccaccaagtgGCTCTGTTTTGACAGCTGTCTCTGCTGCTGTCTCTATCTCCAGAGCTGGGCTTGGGGCCAGGGTCCTCCAGGGTGTCCACAGAGGCTTCAGGAAAAAATGAGAACCAGGGGTGAGTAGTCAGGATAGAGCCCAGACCTCAGAGCTCTTTGGGAATCCCAGCCTGAGTGTAGAAAGAGTGAAGGCTGAATCCCAGTGCCAGGAGACATAGGCAAAGAAGGCCAGGGGGCGAAGAGATTGCTGGCTGGCTGAATTGCTAGGACCCTCCCATTTAGGATTCTGTTATAGGTTGGGGTAACCTCCCTCACCCAGAACTAGGTGAGAAGCCTGAGTCAGCAGCCAGGCCCTGCGTGTGGTGGTAGGGGGGAGCCTGGGCTAGGTGAGGATCCAGGTTTCCATCTACTCAAGCTTAAGAAGCTAGTCTGAACCCCAGGAATAACCAGCACTCCTTGGTATGGGGCTTTACATCTCACTGGTACAGTGAGAGATTCACTGCAGCCTGCTGAGACCACCCCAGGACCTGAAAAGGAGCTCTGTAGGGAGAATGGTCAGATGAAAGGTGATCTCAGATTCCATATTCTTCCTTCATCCCTAAAGAGCCAGGCTGAGGCACACTACAAGGGTAATCGCCACGCCCGAAGAGTCAAAGGCATCGAGGCTGCCAAGACCCgaggcagggagcctggcgtCCGGGAACCTGGAGACCCAGCTCCCCCAGGCAGCACCCCCCCAAAGGGGGATGGTGTGGCCCCCCGTCCAGGTGTGTCTgaatccccccccacacacattgtTCAACTGATCTTGTCTCCTCTGTTCTTTCCCCACGTCTTAGAATTCTCCTCtgctttcatctctctcttccttagCCCCTACCCCACCACGACCCAAGGTGAGTCCTGGAGCCAAGCACAGTGATACAAAATTTCCATCCTGTcacctccactcccaccccagctcctctTGACAGAGTACCCACTGTCTGTCCTCCCCACTGCCTAGTGACTCAGAGAGGGGCTAGGGTAAGGTAACCTGGCAAACTTCCTCAAGAAAAAAGGAACCATCAAATCCAGGGAGAGGCTCCTCCATcttggggagaggggtagggaggGAATCAGGACCCCTTAGGGTCTGCCCACTGGGGTTCCCCTTAGGGAGGACTGAGACCTCAGGAAACTCAAGCAACTCCCTGGTGATCTTGATTGATCTTTTGACCTCACTGGGCCAGTTTTCTTTCCTGGGAGTGAGACTTAAGATGTTTTAGGTCTTTTCCAGGTTCACAAAAAGCAgctctgagattctttctccctcatgGCTGGTGGCCGTCTTCAATCATACTCCCAAGAAATCGGAAGGAAGGAGTATCAAGAAAGGAAGATATGAGCCACCCCCATCCTGGGATTACCACATCAGATAGCAGTCATAACCAACTCCAGAGAGAATGAATATCCCCATTTCCTCTTATCCTTGCCTGTCCTTTCTGCCCCACCCCAAGTAGAATGAGAACCAGGCATCTGCATCACCAGCTTGGGAACCAGGACCccactctccacacacacacacacacacacacacacacacacacacacacacacacacacacacacacacacacacacacacacacacacacacacacacacacacacacacacacacacacacacacacacacacacacacacacacacacacacacacacacacacacacacacacacacacacacacacacacacacacacacacacacacacacacacacacacaccccccccccccctcagggAGGCACAGATAGGGCAGGCAGGTGAGCTGAGTTAGCTCTGGCTGCTGCTTAGCCTGATCATTGGTTTTTAACTTGGCAAcatctctgtaaaatggggatgatgatgatagtggtggtggtagctaacatttcttgaatatcactgttctaggtgctttatGTATATCACCTCATTTCATTAGTTCCAATGATATATCTCTAAGGAGATCATGATACCTGCCCTACTTTTATAAATCATGAAGCCCTGTCCAGATTGAGGTGAGTGTGCTATCTGGATTGAAATGGAGGTAGTGGGTgacaaaaatgagtaagagaaataaagggaaagatgaCAGGATGGACAAGCAGATGCACACCTGCAGGGGTCAGGAGGTCCCTTCTTAccagtgccccacccccactgccagcCTCCCCACAACCCGGAAACTGGATCGGCCGCTGGAGCAAGAATGGGAGTGCTAGAGTTTCCCCTGTACAGAGGCCAGAACCCAGCGCTGAGGGCTGGAGCCTGTGCATCTTTAATCAAGCCATGAATTATAGAGCAGCCTGCATCCCTGTTCCCTCTCCGGTTCTgctgtttctgtttcccttttgcCATGTCTGTAACTGTTTCTCCCGACCTCTCCTCGTgctgcttcttccccttcctaAAGCTCTTTGGCATGCCTCCCTGGAGACTGGGCAGAACTCTGGGAAGGGGCTGGCCAGGCAGGAAGCCCAGGCTGGCTGGTAGGCCATTGAGGGGTGAATCCTTGTTCCATGCCTCTCCCCATGGCTAGGCTGGGTGCCAGCTTCACCCTCAAGAGGAGGCCATTGGGGCTGGACCCCTCAACTATTCCCAGCTTCTGGAGAATGAGCCAGGCATTGGAGCCTCACACCCAGACTACAGCAGCTAGACCACATCTGGCTCTGGCCCAGGGCATGAGAGCATGCATGTTGTCACAGGGTGGGGACTCCTGGGCGCTTGCCCTCCAGGAAATGGGGGTGGGTTTCCTCCACATAAAGAATCTTCTCCAAAAACCATCTGGGGTGACCCCTATGTTTCTCCCCTAACAACAGTTTCCATGGAAAATGGACTGGGTCCAGCTCCAGGATCCCCAGAGAAACAGCCtggctccccatcccctcccagcATTCCGGAGACTGGTCAGGGTACAACCAAGGGTGAAGGGGGGACTCCAGCCCCAGCTTCCCTGCCTGGGGGCagcaaggaagaggaggaaaaggccaAGCGGCTGCTCTACTGTGCTCTGTGCAAGGTGGCAGTGAATTCCCTGTCCCAGCTTGAGGCTCATAACAAAGGTATGGActctcctacccccacccctacccctgtcCTCAGCCCACTCCTGCTCCCTACCTCCTAATTCCCCTGGTTTCCAACACCCTGGACCCTCCAGGACTTATCAGCCTATCTCCCTCCCAAATCATATCCCCCCCTTCCTTAGCCAGTTTCCCCTCCACCTAACTTCTTCACCTGTGACTCTTCCCTGACCCACCTTGTGTCTGGGGGCATCCCAAGGGGCTTGGAAAACCCCCACACTTGATGCTCCCCCATATTTTAATTGGGAGTGTATTTGTCACCTACTGGGCCTGGAAAATTTTTCCTCCACCCCTTACCTCTGCCCTCTGTGGGCTCCAGGTACTAAGCACAAGACAATTCTGGAGGCCCGAAGTGGGCTGGGCCCCATCAAAGCTTACCCTCGTCTGGGGCCTCCCACTCCTGGGGAACCAGAGGCCCCTGCCCAGGACCGAACCTTCCACTGTGAGATCTGCAATGTCAAGGTCAACTCGGAGGTCCAACTGAAACAGGTGGGTCCAAGGCCTTTCCCAGGAACTCTAGGGAGCTCAACTCACTAAGTGGGGAAGAGAACAGGGAGCTTGGGTGAGGGCTCTTCCTTGGTGCCACAGAAAGGGCGGAGCCAGGTGTTTGGGGTGTGCCTACGGGCCTATCGGTTGCCCCTTTCCCCGCGGCTCACAGCCCTCTATCCGCTCGCCCCCACAGCACATTTCCAGCCGGCGGCACAGAGACGGCGTGGCCGGGAAGCCCAACCCGCTACTGAGCCGTCACAAGAAGCCTAGGGGCTCCGGGGAGCTAGCGGTGAGGCCTGGGCGCTGGAGAATTCGGCCACGGGGAGACCGgaactgggaggaggaggggacgCGGGGCTGGCCCGGGGAGAGGTGGGGTGTGTGCGCCGCAGAATGACTTCTCTCTTTCCCCGCCCTTCTCCCCCCTGCAGGGCACGCTGACTTTCTCCAAGGAGCTGCCCAAGTCCCTGGCCGGTggcctgctccccagccccctggcGGTGGCTGCGGTGATGGCAGcggcagcaggctccccgctgtcCCTGCGCCCGGCCCCAGCCGCACCTCTTCTCCAGGGACCGCCCATCACCCACCCCTTGCTCCACCCGGCCCCCGGGCCCATCCGAACTGCGCACGGACCCATCCTTTTCTCCCCCTACTGACCTGAACCCCAAACCCCCTCCCattcaacccccccccccccccccgccacctccagCCGGGACCCAGGCCTCCAGGCTCCAAGCCTGCCCTTACTCCCGGCACTCCCTGAAtgatctctctccttcccccccaccccgaggtaCGGGGTTCCAGGAAAGGGGAGGGgtagcgggggaggggggcttcagAAGGGGGGGAACACCCCAGATCTCAGGGAACCCcgccccctgcccttccctctcccctagAAAGGGGGGGCCGTCTCACCCCCGAGCCCCCTTGGAGACACCCCCCCCTCCCAAAAGCCATGTCCATTCAGCCCTTCCCCCCCAAACCTAGCACAAAACGGGGTTCACAAGCCATGGTCGGAGTCCGGGGGGCAGAAATGGATTTTCTTGGCAATAAGCGGACTCTGGGACTCCGGCCCCCTGCCTCCAAACTGAAGCGCTTCCGTGAACACCCCCGTCCTccgcagggggaggggagcaggcggGATCCTGGGTCCCTCAAAAGCACTTTGGTTTTACCGCCTGCAACCTCACTGTGCCCGCCCCGCACCATGCCCCAGCCCCAGGTCTAGCTGGGCCCATCGCGGGGGGCAGCACTTGGGGGCATCTCTGGCACTTGGGTGGGACCAAGTAGATGCCCCTACAGACCCTTCCCTCACTTTCTTCCTCCCCAGTCTGGATTCCATTCTTTTCACCAGCACCCATCGCCCAAGGGGTACCGAGGGGGGCAAGGGGTGTCCAGTTCAAGCCCACCCCCGCCTCGCCTTCCGCAAAACTGTGAGCAAAAAGCAATAGAAGcctcgcccccgcccctcccctttcTGCAGGATTCGCTGAGTCTGTAGCCTCCCCCGTCCCAGCTCCTAGACCTCATGGCTGTCCCTCCCACCAAACACCTCGACTGCACAACTCGGGCGGGGGCgtgacctccctccctccctctgtggttTCCGTATCGTCAGCCCTTACAGCAACCGACCGGGAGGGGGACGGGCCCCCACTGGCCTTCCCGTCCCCATCAACTCTTTATGCTTGACGATGTAGCAACCCCGGCCCCCCACCCAcgtcttcccttttccctctccctgacaATAAAGTCTGGATTCGTTGCCCTCTGTCCCCCAGACTCAGACTCTCAATCTTGGCCCCCTGATACGGGAGCTGTTACAACGCGAGATGGATCTGTATGGTGAGGGGGACCGGCACACGGGAAagggggccaggaggagggggaCGGAAAGATCCGAGGCTTGTAGAAAGCGAGCAGAGGCTCCCAATCCCACTCACCCCCACTCCCGCCCAGCCCAAATGTAAACTTGGCCCTGGGGAACCATTTCTGAGTCCAGGTCTCGGATTGTAGACGCAGCTGTTGAGAATTCTCCACAACTCCACCAGGCGGCGCCAACGACATGGAAAAGGAGTCCCCCTAAGTGTGTCTCACGATTCTGGGAAACAGGTCTAGATCCAGTCTCAGACAAAGGAAAGAATCCAGGCTTTTGTGCCTCTCTCTGGTGGGAAACCCACGCCAGCAACACGCAAGGAATGGAGAGAAGTCGGGGCAGGGACTAGGAATCTCAACTCCAGGCACTGCTGGGCCTCATATAAATAGTGACCTTGAGTTagtccttcccctctctggacctcagtttcccccgtATGCAAAATGAGCAGATTTGGGTCTCTTAAAAGTTCACTGAGCCTTCATGTTCCAAGACTAAAGAACTGGGACTGTGCCATTTACAGATAGGCAGATAGACTAGAATCCCTTCTCTTCTGGTCCCCTAAATGGTCTGTGGGACAGAGAAGCACACTCTGTTCAGCTGCCTCCCACATGATGTGGGGGAAGGCACTCCTCATTATCTCCAGAATTCAGTTCAACCAAACACTCCCAAGAGCTGTATTGACTCTGTGATGCCGTCCCTCTAGCCCTGCTGAGTGGCAAGAAAGTAAAACAAGGCCAGACCAGAACCCAGCATCTCCCCATGTCCCCATAAATTGCATCCCCTTTGCTCACTTCCCCCTCTCCACCCACTTCCCAGTTTttcagaggaaagggggaggaaaggTGAGATGATGATTGttaaagaggaaggagagggaaatagAGGCCTCCTGGGTTTGTCAAGTACGAATTTGGGGGTAGGAGTTCACTGAGGGTTTAGAAATCGAACGCAACAAGGAGTTTGGGAGTGGttggatttttattctttgttttttcagatctagctaaaaaaaatgcagagactGGAGATCCAGAATTCTGAGGAGCAAGAGTGGCCCTCTAGGAGAGAGGGTGGTGAGAAGCAGGGGCTGGGTTACATGCGGGGATAGAGATAGCAGCTAGAAGAAACTGGAGTGAGAGGGGCTGGGATACATACCTCCAACCTGGTTTAAAAAGGAATTCATGATACACCCCATTCCCTAAGCCTGCTGCTCTGACCATTCCCTATCTTAGTGATGCAGAACACCACCACCCACTGGGAAAACTGGGAGTCATCCTAGTCGTCCCTCTTCCTAAAACTTCATCCAATGCATCATTAGATaaatactatttcttttcttttttttaaagattttatttatttatttgacagtgagagacacagcgagagagggaacacaagcagggggagtgggagagggagaagcaggcttcccgcagagcagggagcccgatgcgggactcgatcccaggaccctgggatcatgacctgagccagaggcagttgcttaaccactgagccacccaggtgtccctaaaaataaattaattaattaaaaaaaaaactgatggcgGCCCCAGATTTGGTCCGTAAGccaaagtttgctgacccctactTTAGAGAATCAattaaacatgtatatatttacatatcttATATTTACATATCTATGTCCCCTGCTAGGCTATGTGTAAGCCCATGTACATTACCTTCTTGTATCCCCAGTGTCTAGCTCAGAGTCCAGtgcatagtaggcactcaacacgCGTTAGTTGagtgaacagatgaatgaatgttTGAACAGTGGCCTGCGCCCCTGTGTGGAGTGAAGCCAGAATCCTGGATGCTTCTTTTCCCACCTTTCTTCATCTGGCTCCTTTTATCAGATGTGTTAGGGTATCACATGCCCCCCATCCCCGATTTGAACCATCTCTGAGTCCCAGAGAGAAAAAAGGCAGTGCTCCCTCCTAACAAACTCAAGGCTTCTAGGGTGTCCACAGCTGCTCCTGAAACTTGGTTTTCTCTTTGGCCCCTAGAGAAGTGGCCCAGATATTCTGATGGTCTGTCTGTCTCCACGTCTGGATAATTCTTGGCAATGAACTTATAAGTGTCCTGCTTTGcaaagaggggaaggaaacagaggttAGGTCTTTAGGAAGGAGTGAAACAGCCTTGGTGTTAGTACCAGTGGATTTTCGACAGAGAGGCCCAGATTGCACTAGCCAAAGCAAAGGGAGGTAAGGGAGGAAGTGGCCGAGGTTGGGTAACTAGGGGATTTCTTATTCAGTTTAGTATAAGACCATGTCTCGAAACCTGACAGTCCACCAGAAAGAAAAGACTGCTCTTCAAATGAGTTGGACTTCTCTCCACTGGAGTGAGAATTGAAGACTGGGAGACCCAGGTGAGTACTTTTTGTGGTGGGTGTACCTttactttctctgtctcctcttctcccaggtgataaaaataggaaaacaaaacaaaacacctgaggcctgtgtgtgtgtaacagacAAGGGCAGGGGGGGCTATAGTAGCATCCTGAATAGAGAggggggactcctgggtggtcttaggggaaagggaaaagattaGAAAGTCAGAGGGTGTTAGGGTTACTGAGAATATCTGGATGGATATTGAAGAGGCCTGAAGTTTGGAATGGACAGACACAGAGATATTTAGATAAGAATTTGGGGAAATTAGAGAGAATCTGTGAGAATGGGAAAGGATTAAGGAGCCTAAGGAGAGGACTGGGAATCTCAGCAAGGGTTGAGGATGCAGAGGCCTGGCAATGACTCAGGAGGCTGGTGAGCTTCTAAAACAGTTCAGGTGTCCAGGGGCCCAGAACTGTTCAAGAGATCTAAGTCCAAGGCCAGGTTCTGACTCCTTCTTccccttactcttttttttttttcttccccttactCTTTCCGCCTCTTTAGCCTCCATCATGCAGAACAACTCCGTCACCAACTTCTCCTGCTACCATGAGTCTGTATTGGGCTATCGTTATGTTGCAGTTAGCTGGGGGGTGGTGGTAGCTGTGACAGGCACCGTGGGCAACGGGCTCACCCTGCTGGCCTTGGCCATCCTGCCCAAGCTCCGTACCCGCTTCAACCTGCTCATCGCCAACCTCACAGTGGCTGATCTGTTGTACTGCACCCTTCTCCAGCCCTTCTCTGTGGACACCTACCTCCACCTGCAGTGGCGCACTGGTGCCACCTTCTGCAGAATCTTTGGGTTCCTCCTCTTTGCATCCAATGCTGTCTCCATCCTCACCCTCTGCCTTATTGCCCTGGCACGTTACCTCCTTATTGCCCACCCTATGCTCTTTCCCCAAGTTTTCAGTGCCAAGGGGATGCTGCTGGCATTggtgagcacctgggtggtgggCATGGCCAGCTTTGCCCCTCTCTGGCCTATCTATACGTTGGTGCCTGTAGTCTGCACCTGCAGTTTTGACCGCAGCCGAGGCCGGCCCTACACCACCATCCTCATGGGCATCTACTTTGTGCTGGGGCTCAGCAGTGTTGGCATCTTCTATTGCCTCATCCATCGCCAGGTGCAGCGAGCAGCACAGGCGCTGGATCGGTACAAGCAGTCCAGTGTCCAGTCCAACCACGTGGCTGAGACAGAGGCTATACCCAGTCATTTCCAGGAGCTGGACAACAAGCTGGCCTCAGAAAGGCCCAGTGAGGGGATTTCGTCAGAGCCAGTCAGTTCTGCCACCACCCAGACCATGGAATGGGACTCATCAGAAGTGGGGAACCAGCACAGCAGGGAGGTAGCTAAGCACATGGCAGAGAAAAGCCATCCAGAAGGACCAGCCGAGACCAGGCCAACTAAAAGAGCCCAGAGAACTCAGGAACCCCCATCAGAGTTTGGGAAGGTGACTCGGATGTGTTTTGCTGTGTTCCTCTGTTTTGCCCTGAGCTACATCCCCTTCTTGCTGCTCAACATCCTGGACGCCAACACCGCCGCTCCTCGTGTTGTCCACATGCTCGCTGCCAATCTCACCTGGCTCAATGGTTGCATCAACCCCGTGCTCTATGCAGCCATGAACCGTCAGTTCCGCCAAGCCTATGGCTCCCTCCTAAAACGAAGGCCCCAGAGTTTCCGTAGGCTCCATTAGAACTGTGTCCCCAGTCACCAGAATCCAAGAATGACGCCTCCAGAACTAAAGTGGCCAGCTGGTAGGGAGTAGGTGAAAGTAAGACCTGTGGGCATTTTCACAGACAACTTTCCCCCCACTCTCAAACCAGGCTTCTCCATCCCTTGATCAATGCTTCAGCTCTAGATTGCCCAAGgtgcattattattaataaatgaattctatCCTTTTAATGCTCAGGTGTGGTCTTTGGGGAATAATAGGCCAGCACTGGTTGCAGCTGGAACCTAACAGTTGAGAGTTTGGGGGGTACCTATGTCATAGCAGGGTTAGGAAGCACAGCCTTCAACTGAGGGGTTTCCAAGTATAAAACATGAGTTGGTTTAAGAGGATCCACCTGTCTTTTTGTTTAACTTCCCAGAAACGGCCTCTGCCCCTAACGACTGCTGCCAAGATCACCCCATCCAAGCAAACAGTTTTATTGAACTCA
The sequence above is drawn from the Zalophus californianus isolate mZalCal1 chromosome 9, mZalCal1.pri.v2, whole genome shotgun sequence genome and encodes:
- the ZNF385A gene encoding zinc finger protein 385A isoform X2, which translates into the protein MQPPLDLKQILPFPLEPAPTLGLFSNYNTMDPVQKAVLSHTFGGPLLKTKRPIISCNVCQIRFNSQSQAEAHYKGNRHARRVKGIEAAKTRGREPGVREPGDPAPPGSTPPKGDGVAPRPVSMENGLGPAPGSPEKQPGSPSPPSIPETGQGTTKGEGGTPAPASLPGGSKEEEEKAKRLLYCALCKVAVNSLSQLEAHNKGTKHKTILEARSGLGPIKAYPRLGPPTPGEPEAPAQDRTFHCEICNVKVNSEVQLKQHISSRRHRDGVAGKPNPLLSRHKKPRGSGELAGTLTFSKELPKSLAGGLLPSPLAVAAVMAAAAGSPLSLRPAPAAPLLQGPPITHPLLHPAPGPIRTAHGPILFSPY
- the GPR84 gene encoding G-protein coupled receptor 84, whose product is MQNNSVTNFSCYHESVLGYRYVAVSWGVVVAVTGTVGNGLTLLALAILPKLRTRFNLLIANLTVADLLYCTLLQPFSVDTYLHLQWRTGATFCRIFGFLLFASNAVSILTLCLIALARYLLIAHPMLFPQVFSAKGMLLALVSTWVVGMASFAPLWPIYTLVPVVCTCSFDRSRGRPYTTILMGIYFVLGLSSVGIFYCLIHRQVQRAAQALDRYKQSSVQSNHVAETEAIPSHFQELDNKLASERPSEGISSEPVSSATTQTMEWDSSEVGNQHSREVAKHMAEKSHPEGPAETRPTKRAQRTQEPPSEFGKVTRMCFAVFLCFALSYIPFLLLNILDANTAAPRVVHMLAANLTWLNGCINPVLYAAMNRQFRQAYGSLLKRRPQSFRRLH
- the ZNF385A gene encoding zinc finger protein 385A isoform X1 → MILGSLSRAGPLPLLRQPPIMQPPLDLKQILPFPLEPAPTLGLFSNYNTMDPVQKAVLSHTFGGPLLKTKRPIISCNVCQIRFNSQSQAEAHYKGNRHARRVKGIEAAKTRGREPGVREPGDPAPPGSTPPKGDGVAPRPVSMENGLGPAPGSPEKQPGSPSPPSIPETGQGTTKGEGGTPAPASLPGGSKEEEEKAKRLLYCALCKVAVNSLSQLEAHNKGTKHKTILEARSGLGPIKAYPRLGPPTPGEPEAPAQDRTFHCEICNVKVNSEVQLKQHISSRRHRDGVAGKPNPLLSRHKKPRGSGELAGTLTFSKELPKSLAGGLLPSPLAVAAVMAAAAGSPLSLRPAPAAPLLQGPPITHPLLHPAPGPIRTAHGPILFSPY
- the ZNF385A gene encoding zinc finger protein 385A isoform X3 produces the protein MESRSPGSRRMDPVQKAVLSHTFGGPLLKTKRPIISCNVCQIRFNSQSQAEAHYKGNRHARRVKGIEAAKTRGREPGVREPGDPAPPGSTPPKGDGVAPRPVSMENGLGPAPGSPEKQPGSPSPPSIPETGQGTTKGEGGTPAPASLPGGSKEEEEKAKRLLYCALCKVAVNSLSQLEAHNKGTKHKTILEARSGLGPIKAYPRLGPPTPGEPEAPAQDRTFHCEICNVKVNSEVQLKQHISSRRHRDGVAGKPNPLLSRHKKPRGSGELAGTLTFSKELPKSLAGGLLPSPLAVAAVMAAAAGSPLSLRPAPAAPLLQGPPITHPLLHPAPGPIRTAHGPILFSPY
- the ZNF385A gene encoding zinc finger protein 385A isoform X4 encodes the protein MDPVQKAVLSHTFGGPLLKTKRPIISCNVCQIRFNSQSQAEAHYKGNRHARRVKGIEAAKTRGREPGVREPGDPAPPGSTPPKGDGVAPRPVSMENGLGPAPGSPEKQPGSPSPPSIPETGQGTTKGEGGTPAPASLPGGSKEEEEKAKRLLYCALCKVAVNSLSQLEAHNKGTKHKTILEARSGLGPIKAYPRLGPPTPGEPEAPAQDRTFHCEICNVKVNSEVQLKQHISSRRHRDGVAGKPNPLLSRHKKPRGSGELAGTLTFSKELPKSLAGGLLPSPLAVAAVMAAAAGSPLSLRPAPAAPLLQGPPITHPLLHPAPGPIRTAHGPILFSPY